The Leptodactylus fuscus isolate aLepFus1 chromosome 5, aLepFus1.hap2, whole genome shotgun sequence genome segment ATGTAGTGCATTCATGCTCTGCTTCTCCCATTACAAAGCAATCTCATGGTTTCTTCTCCCACATCTGAAGTGTGACTGATGGAGAGTCCCTGAGAGACTCCCGTCTGAGAGAGAAAGGAGAACTTCTCTTCTTGCCAGTTATGGCTATGTCTAGACACTCCTATACAGATCAGCCATTAGGAGAACTGGCAGGTGGGAGTTGACGGGAACGGAGGGTCCTCTATCCGCGCAATGTCATTGTACAGCTGAGACTCGTAGTCCCATATTCAATTTGCAGGCACTTAAGGATCACGTCGCTTCTTGCATGGCTAATGTTTCCCTATGCTAATATGGCGGTCTCTTACTCCTCCTGACCCACGTCAATAGCCACTCACCAGGCCAACCAGTACTCTGCTCTGCATCAATGCGGAAGACACTTGGCTTATATTCCAAATCATGTCACAAAGCTtcttgaaagtcagacattgggAGCTTCTTTCCAACAGATCGCGCTAGAGGCACCTGATTTTTCCATCAAGAAAAATGTGCATACCTTTTCCCAGAATGCCAAAGGGGCATACATGGCTAATCATTTTCTCTATGTAGATGTGGTGGTCTCTTCACTGAGACAAAGTACCCCTCCCTCCTGATCCTCTTCCTCTGTCTAAAACATGTGGCAATCGGGGCACACGTAGTAAAGACAGGGTGCAATAGCAAACTGACTGCCGCCCAGCCCCCACACGATATAATGCCTCAGTTACTGGCCTCCACATGGCATGTTGCCTCCTTATCAGACCTCATACAGTTtgctgcctcctttactggccacCACATAGTAAATGCCCCTTTAATGGCCCTGCATAAAGTATCTGCCTGATTTACAGACCCTTATACACCCTTAATATATACCTCCTTTCCTGgcctccccacatagtatatgaccactttaTAGGTCCcgcaccccatacagtatactgtcccttttGCTATGTCCCCTTTACAGGACCTCTACATAGTATATGCCCCATTTATATGACCcaatacagtaagggcccccccATAGTCACTTTAGACTATAACTTGTTGGATTACTCTAGCGGGTAATGGCCAGTATTTATTTACTGACAGATCGCCGATCCTACAGCtgtctccccttccccatcagtcTCCAGAGGTCTTGTGCACCACACTAAATAGCGTCAGCAATGACAAGTGGGATGCACTGAGCCCCCTGGagggccatgagcaggagcgtgatcaataagtaaatagcaggtaacggcctattttaaaaaattaaaaggacTGACCGAGCCCGCTGAGGATGCAGGTTCATAGTAGCTGCTATGGTGGCCATAGTGTTATTTCCGACTCTACTGGTACTTAAGATGACAGATTACTATAGTGCTTTATGTATTGAGTTTCCAGGATGACTTATAGGTTATGCACGGTATAATGTACATGGCGCCATAAATGACTCCTTTTTGGTCTGAACCCACCCAACTGTACTCACAGAAAGGTTAGTTATTAAGGTATTCGTTCTTGTGTACTGTGTGCCCCTAATAAAATGGCGGACTAAACGTAATTAGAAATCTGTATGCAGTAAACTCCTAAGGTCCCCCAAGTGCTAGCTGCAGGCAGATAGGACTACATGACAAAATTCCATGTCTTTGCAGAgcatttggagctttgtatcagaaaaGCATGTTATTAAAagatgaaaaatccctttaattctgcaTTTGTATTGTACAAAATCCAGTGGTTCAATGAAAAAATatacaatgcaattttttttgaaaattggtTATTGGCTAAGAATTGTTTGTAGAAGGTCCTGAAGATATGTGATATATAGTAGTCATAATGGTGGTCAGGGATGTTTCTGCACTCGTCAATCGTCCCATTCATGATTATTGCAGTCAGCATGTTATACTAGAATGTGATAGGAAGAGTGGTTGATATCAGTCATAAATGTCTCTGGAacgtcttagggagcgttcacactaccgtcggtgtccgacatgtagtgtccgctcctagtgtccgctcaaaatctgtcacggacactaggagcggacactagatgtgtccgtgacacctgtcattcactttaatgggcaacgggtgcgttcttttgcactccgtgcccgtccttcactgtccgcttgtaaagatgtccgacttctcaagcggacagaagaaccctgcatgcagggtttttctgtccgcttgagaagtcggacatcttctcttgcagacaggaaaggacaggcacggagtgcaaaagaacgcacccgatgcccattaaagtgaatgacaggtgtcacggacacatctagtgtccgctcctaatgtccgtgacagattttgagcggacactaggagcggacactacatgtcggacaccgacggtagtgtgaacgcccccttagtactAAAGATTTGTGATTTGCAGTAGTCCTCATGGAGGTCAGGGACGCTCCCCCATCTCTTGTCAATCATCTCATTACAGAATATTAGAATCAATAGCTTAGAATAGAGTGTTATATGAGGGAaggctgatatcagtcatgtATATGGATATAAATGTCTCTGGAGCATCTTGATATAGAAGATATGTCATATATAGTAGTCATCATGGTGGTCAGGACTTTTCTGCACCTCCCTTCAATCATCCCATTGAAGAATATTACAGTCAATCTGTTCGGCATAGGGAGATGCAATTTTAGGTTCAATGTCCACTCAAGATTTTCTTGGACGGTTCCATGATCAAGTTCTTCCCTTTGATATTTAGAAACTGAGATGAGAAAATTACTTGACGATTCGAAGAATGGTTCAGAATTTGCTGGCTATAGAATACAATGGGAGACACAACAGGCCAAAAACGAATCAGAAACATGGTGAAAACATGAATATGCCAAATAATATCCGTGTCCCTATATAGAATGTTTAACAGAATATTACATATTTAACATACAGGTGCTGCATATACAGGAGGGATTCGTTCAGAGGACGATGTGCagcaatacagtatatagatataaaaGGACTTTACATATTAACATGTGGAAGGGTAAATGTATATGTACAAGCAGTCCCATTTTTCTTAAGACCATCCCACGTACCAGATCATAAAGGGCGGAGATTATGCAAATTAGCATAACATGTTTTTGTAACAGGATGTGGGTGTGGCTTAAATGTGGGTCTAGTGCTGACTACTGAACATGCTTTCTCTGGAGGACCTGGAATGCAGGCGAATGCACTTTGGCGATTTTGGTATTTCCACAGTGCTAAGGTCACACTCCAACATCTCCCGAATCCAGTGATCATCAAGAGAGCCGTCCACAAACTCCTGAAGGGTGATGACGGCTGAAAGATAAAACAGATAAGTGAAAGGTTATTGATAACATTCAGTCTGCCTGAAGTCACCATAGCACAATGTACAGTAAGCTCtagagctccatctagtggtggctgcagacataaacacatttataatataattgTGTAGCTATGCAAAGCAGACAGCAATGGGTAGGGAATACACAAATAAGACCTTATTAGTAAACAAGAGGAATTTCTTACTAGCGCCATCtactggaaggtagctccctatagattaatacctggttttcaaagaaacctaagagcataatctgggaataatagctaAGCCAGTATGACTACTCCAGAAGGAAGAGGTTCCCATCTGCAGACTGCTGTTTTGAGGTTTTTACCTCACATCAGTGCAGAGTAGGGAGATGGCGAGTTGGGTCATAAGCCATGTTGCACACAACCATGTAATAACTGCCGGCCGTGAATGAACGGCACAGGTGGCGCATGGGTGACAAGGGATGTCATTCGCATGCCACCTGTACACCGGCTTCCGCAGCCCCTTGCGGCCCAGACTGCCAACCCCACATACGGGAttgtgtaattcacggtcatgtgtacagacccacagaaatgaatgggtcagtgtgctattcataAAAAAAACCGGATAGCACACTGTCCTTTCATAAGGTCATCTGCACTTGATTCTTTACCATCATGGTCTCTGTCCAGGCGAATAAAGATACGATTTGTGCACTCTTCTGCTGTCATTGGGTTGACCTTCGCTATTGAGGCGGCAACACTCATTTTATACACGGCCTGTAAAAAAAAAGGTCTATAAGTATCTATAAACCTTAcagaatcacattttttttcaatagCATCCCCAAAATTTATAGAAacatccttaaccccttcccaacatccaccgtaatagtatggaGGCCGCTCTGCTGCTCAGAGCTAATGCCCATgctcagagtccactctgatcatgggcattgcagTCCAGGACCTCTCCCCCAAAGTAAGAAAATGTCTCTGAGGGCAGGTCCACACCAACCCTGTGCCTTTATTGGTGTAATATGGCTCCCACGTGGCAATATTGTGGGAGGTGTCTTGTTGCTGCGGTAGCCTAAAGCCttctgaaggcttccaggccCGCAGTAGTAATATTGTTATTGAGTCTGGTAGAcccacagttgtattgcagtctatgggagctgcaatcaaaagattgcaggttcaagccccctaggggagctaataaaataattttttttaaaaaaaaatgtgttaataaatatgttaaaaatttgaataaaaagtaatcaaagcgatagacatttcccaaaatagtataactaaaaaatacaccaGGCTCCACAAAAAAGACACCCTTATCCATCCCCGTAAACAAACGCTATGCCCTCATATGTCTCTGTGAatttataaataaaaaagttatggggttcgcaagtcaaaaaaattaaaatcgaaAAATACCACTGGAAGGAGGGGGATAAACCTATAGTTGGTGCAGGGATAGCAGATGCAGTGGAGCCTCAGAGGCTAGAAACCATCTAACACCAAAGGAGACACCGGTATAATAAATGATAGACGAAGGGTCACTGGCATATATTTCTACAAACCTTCATGATTTCCAACATCTCCGATCGGGTGATGGCTCCATCTCTGTCCTTGTCATATAACTTGAAGGACCACTTGAGCTTATCCTCGGGAGTCCCATGAGCAAGCATACTGATAGCTGTAACATATTCCCGGAAGTCAACTATTCCATCCTGCAAACAATAAAGCACTTCAATatacttaaaggagttatccaggattagaatacATGGTTGCTCTCTTCTTCCCAGGTAGTGACATAACATTTGCAATGTGATGTTTTGGAGACCTAGCGTCGGAGTCTTGTGGGTGCCAATAGTATGTAACATTTAGTGGAAGCTTTTAGAGGGCTTGTTCACCGCACATCGGTacaatgcaatgttttttttctgtgactTAATTTACTAAACCGAACATTTAGTTTCCCTAAATCTGGTCATTTCCCCACGTTGGAAAATGGTAATAAAAACCCATTCCATTTCTAAACCAGCCCCCaaactagaattttttttccacttctcCTGGAACAAGAGTCATTGAGAGAGGAAAGAGGTTATGGGTCTTGCAAACTAGATGATGCATCCAAGCCACTCAAACACTGTTAGGGAAAGCAACTACAAGTAACATTCACCACTTAGGGATGAATTCAGGAACGGTGTGAGACTCCTACTACTGCGACATGTTTTGGTGGCCAGATAATTTACATTGAGGACTATACATGTGTGGTGTCAAGGATTGGTGGAAAAGGAGGAAGAAGCACTGAACAATTAAGTGAAAGATTGTCCATCCATGAGACACCAAGGGCGGTGGAGAGGATTCTGAAGCCCTTGTCTTGGACACATAAAAGTTCGGCCTATCCACAGAGCCCCCATTGTAAATACATTATGTGATGAAAGATGTTTTTGAGATACTGCTCTTACCCCATTGTTATCCAAAGTTCGGAAAATCTGCTCAGCATATTCTGAGGATTCGTTTCCAACAGTACAGTCGCAGAAGTACTTTCGAAATTCATGAAGGGTGATGAGACCACTGGGACATTCCTGGACAAATTTTCTACAAATTAAGCAAATGGTCAAAAATACATATGTTGTCTCCAATTGGGAATTTCTTAACTAAAAGGCCTAGTTCTGTCATATTTTTTCTATGGAAAGAGTCACAGAACCAAGTCAATTTTATCATGTAATCCAATAAAGAGCTGGGGATTTGGGTCACTATCAAAAGTTGGAGCTCCCATAGTATTCATAAAAACCAGCCTTTCCTCTATGGTGGTGAAGTGGTAATGCAACATCCCTGGTGGCCATTGGTAAGGAAAGAGTTGTAGAATAAGATACGGTGTTAAGTTAGAAAAGGGAGTAATGGTGATATCTTTGTTTTTTCTTACTAGTGAAGGGGCAATAAACATCTGTCATGGTCAAAGGTAGTAAAGGGGTTAATTCCAATATTCATGGAGGCTAAAATTGTTGACGTATTATGCTGTGCACCTGCTAATTCCTCTGACCAGGGGTGGACTTTATGATCAGTAGATCGAAAGAAGTTGGACACAGTCAATGGCAGTCATCTTCTTGTCATTTACAGAGTCTGAAGAGGTAGGTAACCCAACATGGTAGGAGTTAAACCCTTCATTACCGCCAAGGATATTTCATAGATAACTCAGGACTGTTACATTCACCCCATCATACACATAGAACATCAAGAAAGTTACATGAAGACCTTCACTGGTCTGATCCACCAAGGATGCCAATTCAATTCTTCACTTCCCTTGAGTACTAGGGAATTGTACATTACCACTTTACTACTCAAGATCACCATAAATCAGATCTCAAACCTCTACACTACTTGAGACTCCCATTGCTGGTCCAGAATCCCTTACTACTAGTTGAAAAAGATGATTCATGACCTTAAAgttccacaaaaaataaaaataggacaCAGATAAAAGGAGGGTTAATAACGTTATCTATATTAATATCATTAGTAACTCTTCTGAGATGTTGGATTTAATTCCTacactactagagatgttacggTGAATTTctatactaccctagaccactaaTGATATTCATAATGTGACACAGATATGCTATGGTCATGGACAGTATATATGACTACTTATCTGGATTCTGTGGGTATACACATTTTAACATACCGGTAGTAAATTTCCTCTTCCTGAGCTAAATgcccagtgttatatactatccATGCCTATATCCATGCCTGTAAGGAATCTAAATATCTGTGCTTACTTCTTCATCCAGCAGTCACCATTTTGTTTTAAGTTATTTAGTCCAACTTTGGCTGTGTCGGTTCAGTCAGTCAGTGGTTCCAGATGCAGAACCAACCAGGACTGAGGCGGGAGATTTGTACATGACTCTTACTCTGATTACCTGCCTGTGATTGCCTTTGTTTTCAGGCTCTGTGTTCTCATAATTCACTCCTTGTATCTTTCCCCATTTTTCTGCTTATTCTGTGGTTTTCTGATTTTGGCTTGCTTTCCTGATTATCCCCATTTTTTCTTGATCTGGCTTCATCTGTAACTTCTTGAACGTTTGATATCCCCATGCTTTCATTATGGCTTTTCTAgtacttttttttaatagcactGTTTAGGCAGAACTCTGTTGCCTGCAATAGGTTTTTGTTTTGGTGTTAGGCATGCAAGTGCACCTATGTGCACCTTGTTCTCAGGTTTTAACCTGGGTTCCTGAGTTGCCAAGTCCATCCTACTTTGGTGGCCACTGACGACCTTAGACTTCTGAACAAGAGTGCATTCTGAATCTggattatttataaaaaaaaaaaaacttggtgcTGCTTCCTATCTAGCTCATGTTCTCCCTAAATACCCATCTGACTACAAACTCTTACAGGCAGCCTTATATATGATACCTTTCAGCTCTGCCAAATAGCCTAGATAGCACAATGAAGGAAAGGATATTCAGAAAAAAATTGTTCCAGCAACATAAAAACAAGAATGAATCTCACAAAACAGAATTCGAGAAATGGCAATATACCCTAAAGAATCTATACATTCAAGATTTGATCAGGAAAACCTTCTAGATACCCATAAAATAAAGGATCAGTCAATTCCAACATTTGGTCTCACACCCCAGTAGGACACTCCATTCTTTCAGCTCGGGGAACCAGGGTTCAAATCCATCCAAAGGCAACATGTAAAGGAAACATGTACATGGAGACTCTATGCTTTACCTGTACTATGGTGGAATTCCTATGAATTCATTGGTGTCTATGAAATTAATACATGAGTATATGAGATATGGTATTTGAACtatgaccccccccacacacacacacacccaaccACAGTGACTAATAAGTAATGGCAATTGTTGCACAGGGCAAGCACACAGTCTTGGCAAAGTGTACTAACAGGAATTAGCAAAATGGCAAGTGCATGGTGGGTAAATCCAAAGACCTATATTTTCTATTAAGCAgtatacacacaaaaaaattacCTATACCATTCATGAAGCTCCAAAACGTAAACTCCATTCTTCCGTGGTATCGATGCCGCTTGACCCATCACTGAGAAAACATCAGTAAATTTGTCTCAGCCCCGACTCCAGCCAAAATTTATACAAGCTTACGGATTAAGGGTCGTGCATCTCCCAAATTACATTGCAAGTATTTAATCTGCTCAGACGTGCTGCCCTGACACTAATGTGATTACACCTACTATAATCCACTTTAACCACAACACAACATGGCCTGAACCCTGACGGCTGGAGAACGTCTTCGCAAAGATAACAGATGTTCCTAATATGGCATTTTACCGCTTAATGGGTAAGGAACAAAAAGTCTCAAGTTTGGGTTCAATTTAGGGAATGCTTCTAGTAGGAGACCAATAATGAATTAAACATTTGGAAATGGACCCAAACTCAATGATCTGGGAGCTTTTGTAGGAGTTGAGCACAAGTGACTCAAGAAAGCTTTGACTGAACCCTTTACTTTGGTTTTTTCATAGGCTTCCACCAACATATCTTCCCATGCTTTGAAGTCTAGTCTTGGGTCATGGAGATGACCTATGGTTATAGACATCCTCTCTAAACCCTTTGTTGGGAGGCTTGTCATTTCCACCAAAACTGGCCAGGCCAAAAAACTTTTTACTCCTTTGTATATGGACACCTTAGGAAGATGTCAGCCTAAATTTGACCCGACTCTTGAAAATCTTGCTTTAGGGAAGAGCATTCTGAAGTGCAAggtatatttatttttacaacCTTACATGGATATAAATAGCGCCCCCTCTGAATTTTCAAGTCTTCTTCATCTAATCTCAGTGGAATTGGGAACTAGTCATCAGGTTTGGAGGCAAACTACATTACCACAAAATGTGATTACTGAAAGCTAGATTGTTTTTGGACAGAATCCATTCTGTGAGGAGATGAGAAGTACAACACATGTTACTAGGTAACGTAATGAATGGATTTTGACTGGATCTTTAAGCCTCTGTTATGAATGAAGCAATGACGTCTGCACCTTTGTCCGAGATCTCTATTGACGCAGTTAGACCGGCCAAAAATACTCTGACATGGCTAATGCTACAAAAATCTGCATTGATCCTTGTTAGTAGAATTTGCCTAATCTAATCTTCAAAACAGAAACACAATCTATTTATAGAGATTCTATAATGCTATTACGTTTTTAGtcttttttgttttgatttttgtgtatatatatacatcacattatTCATACCGTAGAAATcctgtatactccagagctgcgctcactattctgctggtgcagtcactgtgtacatgcattatattacttgtcctgtactgatcttgagttacatTGCAACGGTTTTGCAAATTGGAGCATTTCTACTGCAGGTATTTTTCAGCAATTTTGTAAAACGCCCATGTGGAAAGACATAAGATCCGACTCCTGATGTGCCAGATCCACCCTCCACTCACAGGACAAATCATCAGAAATCTCCATGTTTTCTCATCATTGGTTTTTATtacatactagcaggaggacccggcttcacacgggtatatttcattttttgtttgtgtagtggccccataataactgctcagttttgcactggtgtattttgtatgtcatttgtgtgtgtccataagtgtcatgtgatcatgtgtatctcagtttgcatATCACTAAAAGAATTGCAATCGGTTTTTATGGATACCTGTATgctatgtatttaatcctctgatgtgtgctgatctgtgtatctaatcctcagatatgtgctgatctgtgtatctaatcatctgatgtgtgatggtgtatgctgagctgtgtatctaattctctgatgtgtgctgagctgtagatctaatcctctaatgtgtgatactgtgctgagtaGTGTATCTAATCATTTGATGTGTAATActgtgatgagctgtgtatctaaatctctgatgtgtgttggtgtgctgagctgtgtatataattctATGATTGGTTAAAgtgtgtgttgagctgtgtatctaatcctctgatgtgtgctgacctgtgtatctaatcatctgatgtgtgctgacctgtgtatctaatcctctgatgtgtgctgacctgtgtatctaatcctctgatgtgtaatactgtgtgctgagctgtgtatctaatcctctaatgtctgatagtatgtgctgagctgtgtatctatttcTCTGATTTGTGtacctcagtttggatatcagtgttggattatgCATATGGAGTgatcgtgtgtatggcagttggaatatgagtgaaagacttgcaggtttgtattggctaatgcaggtcattgtttttggaatactgtatctcaggaatggttggTCCAAGAGAGTTGAGACCCGGTCTAAAACCTTcttggacacctgatgtatcaaCTTTACCAactttggtgaagatcagtccattCATTTGATTGCGCAAAGAAGACTGACAGTCAGAacctcatttttatatatatgagatatactgaatttgtcaagcagaaaatatCTGCTTTAGGAATTTGATAGTTGTATTTTCTACCTCCCATATATATCATATTCCTCTAATCGTGGAGGAATATGATAGATCAGGGTAAAGCAGACAGTTAGGTCAGGACTAAATTACAACTTTGACCAGACTTTGTATTTTTGACCTCCAGAGCACCACAGTCACTATAATGCACCTGAGGGGTCCTTAAAGATTGCTGTACCACAAGTCTAAATGGAACAAGGTAGGTAACAGCCCCATTACCAATGTTTCATTGGGGCACAGGAGCATTAAGTTGTGGATGGAGCGTTAACGTTTCCAGggcttccatagacttctgtgtctgAGATAAGTAAGATAAAGAGGAGAACAATACTCTAACAAGTGATGAAGGAAATATGTTTAAttaatacaatatattaatatattttctaagtttcttatattcacctatacTATTAGATGGTTTTTAGTTGGAGATACTCTGTTCTCTGCTACCAATCCCATGATGTTTAACAAAGGATCGCATGAGCAGCTACAGTCAGTACCATCTAAACCTGCCAGAGGACAATGTAATAATTCTTTTCTCTTTATATTCTCTTAAATATTCTAAAGGGCCAAatgactaagggtgcatgcacactacgtaacgccgggcgtgtatgagagccgtacacgccggcattacagcagactgccgaacacttcccattcacttcaatgggagcgctcgtaacagcggcgtttacgagcgctcccattgaagtgaatgggaagtgttcggcagccctgctgtaacgccggcgtgtacggctctcatacacgcccggcgttacgtagtgtgcatgcacccttaatgttCCTCCAATCAGAATAATCCTCTGATATCACCAGTTTCTATAATGATGACTTTTCCCAGGTTAGGCTCTCACCTATTATCTTTATATAACCTTAATATATCCTTTATATACACTTAAGGCCGAATGAAGAGGCTCAGTGAAGGTGGCAGTGAAGGTATATAAATGTTTGATGGGGGATCGCAGCTCATAAAAGGAAAGCCGCCCGGCCTCGTAATCCACATATACCCTGACTCTAGCACCAGAGATCTTGTGAGGTAACTGAATTTCTTTACTGTCATGTCTCACTAAATACTGGTCATTATACCATAACTCTCCATATAAACACCAGGACTTGTTATTGTATCCGATGTATGACTGGCGCCCCCTCCTGTCTATAGAGGGGTAACACATCCCCAGCCTCCACTGCACAGATTTACCAATCTCCACATCCCAGTAATGTTGCCCTGAGGAACATTTGCTGCTGCTCATAACCtgacaatcctgaaatctctctgctgattttggaTGATTCTGGTCTAAATGGGTCCAGGTTGCAGTTTTCAGGTCGTCTGATATAAGGATATTATCAGCAGCTGTATCtacatccagtaatatgtctGCAGGACCTTCCACATAAATCCTTCCCTTTCCCGTAGATCGGCTGCTGGAGGTTTGTGGCCTCTTTTTTTTGGGCTTTGCAGGTGAGATGGTTTGTAGATATGTCATGATATCTAATACACCTGCATGTAACATCCCTGTAATTATATCCATATCTACATCATGTGTCTTATCAGAtccccctgtgtcctcatcacctcccccctcctcaggatcacacaagtcacctatgtctggatcctgtaagacagtcagtggaTCAGTCAGGTTACACAGCTCCTCAATGTGCCTCATCTTCCTGGATAGCTCGTCCTTCTTTATTTCCATCCTCTGGATCATATCAGACAGTGACAGTGACcgctgctccttttgcctggagaTCTCACTGAGGACCCTCTTCTCCAGGTTATCCAGTCATCTCCTGAAGTCTATAAAAAGGGCAATGATTTTCTCAGCTTCTCCAAATGCTTTTTCTTGGACTTTTCTCTTGTGCTCCTTCAGACTCTGGACTCTTTCCTCAGTCTCCTTGCTCTTTATGATCAGTTTCTGGAGAACACTTCTcagtctcctcttcttcttctaagAGGCCTCATCCAGTATTTCCACCTTGTGTCTTTGATGTTCTCCAGCTAAACTGCAggacacacagatacaagtatcaTCCGTAATACAATAATATTTCAAAAGTTCCTTATGTACAGAACATTTCCCTTTCTCCAGGTTAGTGTTGGGATTGGTGAGGACATGTTCTGGTCCTCTACTGTGGAATCTCAGGTGGTTGTCACATAGAGAAGCTTCACAGTGTAGACAGGATTTAACGGCAGGTACAGGAGAGTGAATACAGTAAGTGCAGCAGATCCcggtgatctcctcctgatggGGCTCAGTAGACAGGTAATTCTCCACTACATTACATAGCGTTATGTTCCTCTGCAGTACCGGCCGCTCCTGAAACTCTGCTCTACACTCCGGACAGGAATAAACTCCAGACTTGTCTTGAGTATTCAGGACCTGGTCAGTGCAGACCCGacagaagttgtgtccacatctcagggttacaggatcTGTATAGAGGTTCAGACAGATAGAACATTCCAGCTCCTTCCCAAGACCAGCAGACGCCATAACtgagagca includes the following:
- the LOC142203845 gene encoding guanylyl cyclase inhibitory protein-like; the protein is MGQAASIPRKNGVYVLELHEWYRKFVQECPSGLITLHEFRKYFCDCTVGNESSEYAEQIFRTLDNNGDGIVDFREYVTAISMLAHGTPEDKLKWSFKLYDKDRDGAITRSEMLEIMKAVYKMSVAASIAKVNPMTAEECTNRIFIRLDRDHDAVITLQEFVDGSLDDHWIREMLECDLSTVEIPKSPKCIRLHSSQQILNHSSNRQVIFSSQFLNIKGKNLIMEPSKKILSGH